From Salinibacterium sp. ZJ450, one genomic window encodes:
- a CDS encoding dihydroorotase family protein — protein sequence MSNFELCLRGGKAMLPGIGLTDADIYVKAGKIAAIGSPGAPMDAHEIVDASGRWIFPGVIDAHVHLGQDISAPKTVDDAEKESASAAAGGVTTMIAYLMSPEPYENVFPDARAVMEANSHTDFGFHFCVVTPEQVANIPSYAEDLGVSSYKVFTNFRGNEGAYLGLPGNDDAFLFDALEAAAHAGGMIAQHAENIELVWRLREKTEQKPDAGLAEWNAIRPPYVEAEAEGRVGYLASVTGASAYAVHVTSPESLAAIRRQKLHYSNLFVETCPHYLTLNIESGVGSRGKVNPPLRTADANEALWDAIAENQIDVLGSDHVPRHFSAKDKDIWSASAGFPGTGTMFPLFLSEALRRGIPLETVVSMTSTRPAQLFGMGDRKGELTVGYDADLVVIDPSTPFPIAAETQRSGAAYSVWEGWNSDVSIDHTIVQGRFAVQNGELTSSTGEYVPRRHSGRQALDDLLKRTETTSTGASK from the coding sequence TTGTCGAATTTTGAACTGTGCCTGCGCGGGGGCAAGGCCATGCTGCCTGGTATCGGGCTGACGGATGCCGACATCTATGTCAAGGCTGGAAAGATCGCTGCGATCGGTTCCCCGGGCGCTCCGATGGACGCCCACGAAATCGTCGACGCCTCGGGGCGATGGATCTTCCCCGGGGTCATCGACGCGCACGTGCACCTCGGACAGGACATCTCGGCGCCGAAAACCGTCGATGACGCCGAGAAGGAATCCGCCTCCGCAGCCGCGGGCGGCGTTACCACGATGATCGCCTATCTGATGAGCCCGGAGCCGTACGAGAACGTCTTCCCGGACGCTCGCGCCGTCATGGAAGCGAACTCGCACACCGACTTCGGCTTCCACTTCTGTGTCGTCACGCCGGAGCAGGTCGCGAACATTCCCTCGTACGCAGAGGATCTTGGCGTATCGAGCTACAAGGTCTTCACGAACTTCCGGGGGAATGAAGGCGCCTACCTTGGCCTGCCCGGCAACGACGACGCCTTCCTGTTCGACGCCCTTGAAGCGGCAGCGCACGCCGGCGGCATGATCGCGCAGCATGCCGAGAACATCGAACTTGTGTGGCGTCTGCGCGAGAAAACCGAGCAGAAGCCCGACGCCGGCCTGGCCGAGTGGAACGCCATCCGCCCGCCATACGTTGAGGCAGAAGCCGAGGGACGGGTCGGATACCTCGCCAGTGTCACCGGCGCCTCCGCGTACGCCGTGCACGTGACCAGTCCCGAATCCCTCGCAGCAATCCGTCGGCAGAAGTTGCACTACTCAAACCTGTTCGTGGAGACCTGCCCGCACTACCTGACCCTCAACATCGAGTCCGGCGTCGGGTCCCGGGGTAAGGTCAACCCGCCGCTGCGTACCGCGGACGCAAATGAGGCGCTGTGGGATGCCATCGCCGAGAACCAGATCGACGTGCTCGGATCCGATCACGTCCCCCGCCACTTCAGTGCCAAGGACAAGGACATCTGGAGCGCGTCGGCAGGTTTCCCGGGAACAGGCACGATGTTCCCGCTCTTCCTCTCCGAGGCGCTTCGCCGTGGCATCCCGCTGGAGACGGTCGTCAGCATGACCTCGACGCGACCCGCGCAACTCTTCGGCATGGGCGACCGCAAGGGCGAACTGACTGTGGGATATGACGCCGATCTCGTCGTCATCGACCCGTCAACGCCGTTCCCGATCGCGGCAGAAACTCAACGATCGGGCGCCGCGTACAGCGTGTGGGAAGGCTGGAACTCCGACGTCAGCATCGATCACACCATCGTCCAGGGCCGTTTCGCCGTTCAGAACGGTGAGCTCACCTCCAGCACGGGCGAATACGTTCCCCGCAGGCACAGCGGTCGCCAGGCGCTCGATGACCTGCTCAAGCGAACCGAAACCACATCGACAGGAGCAAGCAAATGA
- a CDS encoding GntR family transcriptional regulator → MNAYAEPAGSSSVVQRGATVSRQTESILREMVLNGTLAPGERLNEVTIADRLGVSRGPLREAIQKLAGEGLLQLESHRGAFVRKYEPREIIETYEMRIALELYAVRLVIERASDDDLEALGILLAESSAAAEEARAGGGTPAPGPYVAELDFHQRMVSLSENSAIVAASLEVNHRLFLALTHTERSQVRRQHSSSEHQEVLAAVRRRDTATATALLEDHLEISMQNTLAVLGLDPLEYPQAHGPAVHGSKNVLKTEV, encoded by the coding sequence ATGAACGCCTACGCAGAACCAGCCGGCTCTTCAAGCGTCGTCCAACGCGGAGCGACGGTGTCGCGCCAGACGGAATCCATCCTGCGAGAGATGGTCCTGAACGGGACCCTTGCCCCCGGTGAGCGTCTCAACGAGGTGACCATCGCCGACAGGCTCGGGGTCAGCCGTGGCCCACTGCGTGAAGCGATCCAGAAGCTCGCCGGAGAAGGCCTGCTCCAGCTGGAAAGCCACCGTGGCGCGTTCGTTCGCAAGTACGAGCCGCGGGAGATCATCGAGACCTACGAGATGAGGATCGCGCTTGAGCTTTATGCCGTACGGCTTGTGATTGAGCGCGCCAGCGACGATGACCTGGAGGCTCTCGGCATCCTGTTGGCGGAAAGCTCCGCTGCTGCCGAGGAAGCCAGAGCCGGTGGTGGGACTCCGGCGCCCGGCCCGTACGTCGCTGAGCTGGACTTCCACCAGCGGATGGTGAGCCTGTCGGAGAACTCGGCGATTGTCGCGGCATCCCTCGAGGTGAACCACCGGCTCTTCCTCGCCCTCACTCACACGGAGCGTTCGCAGGTCAGACGCCAGCACTCGAGCAGCGAGCACCAGGAGGTTCTCGCGGCCGTCCGTCGGCGAGACACGGCCACCGCCACCGCACTGCTGGAGGATCACCTGGAGATCTCCATGCAGAACACGCTGGCTGTGCTCGGCCTCGACCCGCTCGAATACCCACAGGCCCACGGTCCCGCCGTCCACGGCTCCAAGAACGTTTTGAAAACAGAGGTGTGA
- a CDS encoding isochorismatase family protein, with protein sequence MTVVTQPWAGVITNDDERRYEAAGFGQPVGIGSRPALLVIDAQYRTVGMEPKPFFQSVEEEFTTSCGDTGWDALANVAKLLPLFRSNGWPVLYPHVAPKQSFDQGRLGAKVPGIMNIAEEGYRFVDIIAPEEGEILLPKRHPSAFFGTPLLSFLIERQIDTLVVTGATTSGCVRGTVVDGFSYNFRVLVPHDAVYDRTETVHKVNLFDMAQKYADVASTNDILAELATIEQR encoded by the coding sequence ATGACTGTTGTGACCCAGCCCTGGGCGGGAGTCATCACCAACGACGACGAACGGCGCTACGAAGCAGCCGGGTTCGGCCAGCCGGTGGGCATCGGTTCGAGGCCCGCCCTGCTGGTGATCGATGCACAGTATCGAACCGTCGGTATGGAACCGAAGCCGTTCTTCCAGTCCGTGGAAGAAGAGTTCACTACGAGCTGCGGAGACACCGGCTGGGATGCTCTCGCCAACGTCGCGAAGCTGCTTCCGTTATTCCGCAGTAACGGCTGGCCAGTTCTCTACCCGCACGTCGCACCCAAGCAATCCTTCGACCAGGGTCGACTCGGCGCCAAGGTGCCCGGGATCATGAACATCGCCGAGGAAGGATATCGATTCGTCGACATCATCGCTCCGGAAGAAGGAGAGATCCTCCTGCCGAAGCGCCACCCCAGCGCCTTCTTCGGAACCCCGCTCCTCAGCTTTCTGATCGAGCGACAGATCGACACGCTCGTCGTCACCGGCGCGACAACGAGTGGATGTGTTCGCGGCACCGTCGTCGACGGTTTCTCCTACAACTTCCGGGTCCTCGTGCCGCATGACGCGGTGTACGACCGCACCGAGACGGTGCACAAAGTGAATCTCTTCGACATGGCGCAGAAGTATGCGGATGTCGCCTCAACGAACGACATCCTGGCCGAGCTGGCCACGATCGAGCAGCGCTAG
- a CDS encoding FAD-dependent oxidoreductase: protein MTANPTTPTLNDSYDLVVVGAGACGMVAALAASDAGKSVLVLEKLETPGGNSTLSTGSVPGANTRFQREAGIEDSPEKMIHDLLQTSGSHEAENLVRLMAEASAEIVEWLVDRHDIGLYLITDYKHVGHSVPRLHAPADRNGANLTADLQRACERAGVSILTRTPVVGLLHEDGAVTGVTAELSNGQRQDIPARAVLLASNGFGANRAMLERWIPEMVGTVYHGAPGSTGEGIEWAEQLGAALANVRAYQAYAAVATDAGDILSWTTVELGAIIVGPEGTRLGDESVGYSAFAEVVARQTPYSFTIMDKRIFDYVARNEPRFVKIINLDCVQEAPDTAALAAYIGCDEVTLSATLDTASAAAAGTAADQFGRTDFGQGALEPPYFVCKTHPAMFHTQGGVAIDTHARVVTPEGRPIRGLYAGGGVAAGISGQAGADGYASGNGLSTAIGLGYAAGRHVGSREE from the coding sequence GTGACCGCGAATCCGACCACTCCCACCCTCAACGATTCCTACGACCTCGTCGTCGTCGGTGCGGGCGCTTGCGGCATGGTGGCTGCGCTAGCCGCCAGCGACGCCGGCAAATCGGTGCTCGTCCTCGAGAAGCTGGAGACTCCCGGAGGAAACAGCACCCTGAGCACGGGGTCCGTCCCCGGCGCGAACACACGATTCCAACGCGAGGCGGGAATCGAGGACAGCCCGGAAAAAATGATTCACGACCTGTTGCAGACTAGCGGGTCGCACGAAGCAGAAAACCTGGTGCGGCTCATGGCCGAGGCATCGGCGGAAATCGTCGAATGGCTGGTAGACCGCCACGACATTGGGCTGTACCTGATCACCGACTACAAGCACGTCGGCCACTCGGTTCCTCGCCTGCATGCGCCGGCGGACCGCAACGGCGCGAATCTCACGGCCGACCTGCAGCGAGCATGCGAGCGTGCCGGGGTGAGCATCCTGACCCGAACTCCCGTCGTTGGTCTCTTGCACGAGGACGGCGCGGTGACGGGCGTCACCGCTGAGCTGTCGAACGGACAGAGGCAGGACATTCCTGCTCGGGCCGTACTACTGGCGTCAAACGGGTTCGGCGCCAACCGCGCCATGCTGGAGCGCTGGATCCCTGAGATGGTCGGCACCGTCTACCACGGCGCTCCCGGCTCAACCGGTGAGGGCATCGAATGGGCCGAACAGCTTGGCGCCGCGCTGGCGAACGTGCGTGCTTATCAGGCGTACGCTGCTGTCGCGACCGATGCCGGTGACATCCTGTCCTGGACCACCGTCGAACTCGGGGCCATCATCGTCGGCCCGGAGGGCACACGCCTGGGGGATGAGTCTGTCGGCTACTCCGCCTTCGCCGAGGTTGTCGCACGCCAGACTCCGTACAGCTTCACGATCATGGACAAGCGCATCTTCGACTACGTTGCGCGCAACGAGCCGCGCTTCGTGAAAATCATCAATCTGGACTGTGTGCAGGAGGCTCCGGATACTGCTGCCCTGGCCGCGTACATCGGCTGTGACGAAGTGACCCTGTCGGCGACTCTCGACACAGCCAGCGCCGCCGCAGCAGGCACAGCGGCCGACCAGTTCGGACGCACCGACTTCGGTCAGGGTGCGCTCGAGCCACCGTACTTCGTCTGCAAGACCCATCCCGCCATGTTCCACACGCAGGGCGGAGTCGCCATCGACACCCACGCTCGCGTCGTCACCCCAGAGGGAAGACCCATTCGCGGTCTCTACGCCGGCGGCGGCGTTGCTGCGGGGATCTCCGGGCAGGCCGGGGCCGACGGCTATGCCTCGGGGAACGGACTGTCCACGGCTATTGGGTTGGGTTACGCGGCGGGACGCCACGTCGGTTCGCGCGAAGAATGA